GAATGCCTCGGGGAACAGGACCAGTTGTGCGCCCTGGGCAGCAGCCTCAGCGGTCAGGCGGCAGGCCTTCTCCACCGAGCCATCGCGGTCAAACAGGATGGGCGCGGCCTGCACAACCGAAACCCTAACGCGGGCAGAAGAGTCCACCTTTGACATTGTTCACCCTCCAAAGGCTCTGAGCGATAGGCGGTATCAAACCGGGCTTGCGCCCGAGACAGAAGTCGCTCCAGCGGCAGGCGGCTATGGCTCCAGCCCCCAATCCGTGGCGCGGATGCGTGCGTGGGTGGGGTCGTCGCGGAAGTATTCGTACCATCCGCAGAACCACTGAATTCGCCCGCCCATGTCCACCGGCCCGGCCGCGTACTGCCACAGCAGGTAGCCGCTGGCTCCCGAATCCAGACTCTTGCGGATGTCGGCGGCCACGGCATCGGCTCGCTCGTCCAGCATCTCGGCGCGGATGGGCCGGCACCCGTCGTCGTACACGCGGTAGTACACCTCGCCGAAGAACCACGGCTTGCCCAGTTCCCGCGCCAAATCCACGATGTCCTTTTCCTCCGACCCCACCTGCTTGTGGATGCTCACCAGGTCCACCGACGGGAGCGCGTGCATGCGGCGGAAGTTGTCGCGGTCGGGGACCGACCCCCACAGGTAGCCCGTCGTCCCCACCGACACGGGCCGGCACGGATCCAGCGCCTTGATGGCCTCCGACGTCTCCTTGACCCAGCCGAATTCGGCGTCCAGACACCCCTGCGAGAACCCCTCCGGCCCGCACGTGGGCTCGTTCATCAGTTCCCACCCCATCACAGCCGGATGGTCGCGGAACCGCTCCACCACGGCCTTGACGTGGGGCAAGTACTCCATGCGGAACGTGCTCTGGAACCAGTGTTCGCTCTTGCCGCGATAGTAGTCGTCCAGCGTGATAAGGAATCGCACGCCGTACCTGGCCCCCGCATCCAGCACGCGCCCGAGGCGATCCAAATCCCATCCCGGCAGCACCCATAGCCGCAGCACGGCGTTGGGGAACGTCTCGCCGATGAACGCCAGGATGGGCGCGATCTCGGCTTCGGGGAAGTAGGACTCCATGAGGTAGGCCGAGTTGGTGCCCAGGAAGCGGAAGGGCCTGCCGTCCAGCGTGAGTTGCGCGCCGGTCCGCGTAACGATGCCCGCGCACTGGCCGGTGGCCGCGCTGAAGGCCAGCGCCGAGGTGGGGGCCTGCGTCGGGGCGGGCGTCGGTGCGGGGGGCGGCTCTGCGGGGGCGGGGGGCGTCGTCGGCAGGGCGACCTGCGCCAGCGCGATGGTCGGAGTGGTCGTGGCCGCCGGCACCGACACGTTGGG
The sequence above is drawn from the Chloroflexota bacterium genome and encodes:
- a CDS encoding cellulase family glycosylhydrolase, yielding MRRLYQGLVALGLVGLTALAVVLGLSVWWPQVGRAPTLPPPPVAASATPTAPGYELTLPNVSVPAATTTPTIALAQVALPTTPPAPAEPPPAPTPAPTQAPTSALAFSAATGQCAGIVTRTGAQLTLDGRPFRFLGTNSAYLMESYFPEAEIAPILAFIGETFPNAVLRLWVLPGWDLDRLGRVLDAGARYGVRFLITLDDYYRGKSEHWFQSTFRMEYLPHVKAVVERFRDHPAVMGWELMNEPTCGPEGFSQGCLDAEFGWVKETSEAIKALDPCRPVSVGTTGYLWGSVPDRDNFRRMHALPSVDLVSIHKQVGSEEKDIVDLARELGKPWFFGEVYYRVYDDGCRPIRAEMLDERADAVAADIRKSLDSGASGYLLWQYAAGPVDMGGRIQWFCGWYEYFRDDPTHARIRATDWGLEP